Proteins from a genomic interval of Zingiber officinale cultivar Zhangliang chromosome 1B, Zo_v1.1, whole genome shotgun sequence:
- the LOC121970735 gene encoding uncharacterized protein LOC121970735, translating to MLLTVEGGGFFSSSASGYTNGLALLLFGRKNEQPMKVSPWSSYQLVEHEFEPEPQSTTTKTQGSGGCISFNCFRHAHAQLDGQSPSKIRLVKQSEISTDISSDTSKTTASDTCYKSDRKPCLKDKLKKPSRDCSTYRDVDANELIEQNETETSCCTVGRKVQWTDKCGKELVEVREFELSDYGVSDDEFEHEKLRRCECVIQ from the exons ATGCTTTTGACTGTTGAAGGAGGAGGATTCTTTTCTTCTTCTGCATCGGGATATACCAATGGTCTTGCCCTTTTGCTTTTTGGGAGGAAAAATGAACAGCCCATGAAAGTTTCACCTTGGAGTAGTTACCAGTTAGTGGAGCATGAATTTGAGCCCGAACCTCAGTCAACTACCACAAAAACCCAAGGATCTGGGGGCTGCATTTCCTTCAATTGCTTTAGGCATGCTCATGCACAACTTGATGGGCAATCTCCAAGCAAAATTCGCCTAGTTAAACAATCTGAAATTTCAACTGATATCTCTTCTGACACAAGCAAGACAACAGCAAGTGATACTTGTTACAAGAGTGACAGAAAGCCTTGCCTAAAGGATAAGCTAAAGAAACCTTCCAGAGATTGTTCCACATACAGAGATGTTGATGCCAATGAGCTCATAGAGCAAAATGAAACTGAGACATCTTGTTGCACTGTGGGTAGAAAAGTTCAGTGGACAGATAAATGTGGCAAAGAACTTGTTGAGGTCAGAGAATTTGAGCTCAG TGATTATGGTGTATCCGACGATGAATTTGAACACGAAAAATTGAGAAGATGTGAATGTGTAATTCAGTAA